The Oncorhynchus keta strain PuntledgeMale-10-30-2019 chromosome 17, Oket_V2, whole genome shotgun sequence genome has a window encoding:
- the LOC118396176 gene encoding carbohydrate sulfotransferase 1-like isoform X1: MREGCKAGGGRRMECSWKTVLLLVCASLGVQYTAIRTLRDSLSGPCHGGVYHCQNRQPKDSRWRAMCEDNTLPMETSAMVSRRHILLFATTRSGSSFTGQLFNQHPAIFYAFEPLYHVQQAFTNSSGRLRRALDRRALLGAYRDLLLNLYTCDLRFLENYIRPEPQDHVTGSFFRRSSSRALCSPPVCPEGGEGASASGSQPDETWCPKKCGALNLTLASIACLSRGHVAIKTVRVPEVGDLRTLTEDPRLDLRIIHLVRDPRAILASRMMAFSEQFRAWKIWNATGRQPHYVDLAQITSTCRDMADSAETMLQRPAWLRGRYLLVRYEDLALNPKEKAQEIYRFVGLEMDESVHSWIAHNTNNSAPPTSEWNYKYSTTRDSKATAESWRLRLGFDIVRTLQTLCNDTLSLLGYRVVHSVADLRNMSKSLVEPRPFQTLV; encoded by the exons ATG CGTGAAGGATGTAAGGCCGGAGGAGGACGCAGGATGGAGTGCTCCTGGAAGACAGTGCTGCTGCTGGTGTGTGCCTCTCTGGGGGTCCAGTACACAGCCATCCGCACCCTAAGAGACTCCCTGTCCGGGCCCTGCCACGGTGGCGTCTACCACTGTCAAAACCGACAGCCCAAAG ACTCCAGGTGGAGAGCTATGTGTGAGGACAACACGTTGCCCATGGAAACATCAGCCATGGTCTCCCGGCGCCACATCCTCCTGTTCGCCACCACACGCAGCGGCTCCTCCTTCACTGGTCAGCTCTTCAACCAGCATCCGGCCATCTTCTACGCGTTCGAGCCCCTCTACCACGTCCAGCAGGCCTTCACCAACTCCAGCGGCAGACTGCGTCGGGCCCTGGACCGCCGGGCCCTGCTGGGGGCCTACCGGGACCTCCTCCTCAACCTCTACACCTGTGACCTACGCTTCCTGGAGAACTACATCCGCCCTGAGCCCCAGGACCACGTCACTGGGTCTTTCTTCCGCCGGAGCTCCAGCCGAGCTCTCTGCTCCCCCCCTGTGTGCCCCGAGGGTGGTGAGGGGGCCTCGGCCTCTGGGAGTCAGCCTGATGAGACCTGGTGCCCCAAGAAGTGCGGGGCGCTGAACCTCACCCTGGCCTCCATCGCGTGTCTTTCACGGGGCCACGTGGCCATCAAGACGGTGCGTGTCCCTGAGGTGGGGGACCTGCGCACCTTGACCGAGGACCCGCGGCTAGACCTAAGGATCATTCACCTGGTGCGCGACCCCAGAGCCATCCTGGCCTCGCGCATGATGGCATTCTCTGAGCAGTTTCGTGCCTGGAAGATCTGGAATGCTACAGGTAGGCAGCCACACTACGTAGACCTAGCTCAGATCACCAGCACCTGCAGGGACATGGCAGACTCAGCAGAGACAATGCTGCAGAGGCCGGCTTGGCTGCGTGGACGCTACCTCTTGGTGCGCTACGAGGACCTGGCCCTCAACCCCAAGGAGAAGGCTCAGGAGATCTACAGGTTTGTGGGGTTGGAGATGGATGAAAGCGTGCACTCGTGGATCGCACATAACACCAACAACAGCGCGCCTCCTACATCCGAGTGGAACTATAAGTATTCCACCACCAGAGACTCCAAAGCCACAGCCGAGAGCTGGAGGCTGAGACTAGGGTTTGATATAGTGAGGACTTTGCAGACTCTGTGCAATGATACACTCTCTCTTCTAGGCTACAGGGTGGTCCACTCTGTGGCTGATCTGAGAAACATGTCTAAGAGTCTGGTGGAGCCCAGGCCTTTTCAGACTCTCGTATAA
- the LOC118396176 gene encoding carbohydrate sulfotransferase 1-like isoform X2: MECSWKTVLLLVCASLGVQYTAIRTLRDSLSGPCHGGVYHCQNRQPKDSRWRAMCEDNTLPMETSAMVSRRHILLFATTRSGSSFTGQLFNQHPAIFYAFEPLYHVQQAFTNSSGRLRRALDRRALLGAYRDLLLNLYTCDLRFLENYIRPEPQDHVTGSFFRRSSSRALCSPPVCPEGGEGASASGSQPDETWCPKKCGALNLTLASIACLSRGHVAIKTVRVPEVGDLRTLTEDPRLDLRIIHLVRDPRAILASRMMAFSEQFRAWKIWNATGRQPHYVDLAQITSTCRDMADSAETMLQRPAWLRGRYLLVRYEDLALNPKEKAQEIYRFVGLEMDESVHSWIAHNTNNSAPPTSEWNYKYSTTRDSKATAESWRLRLGFDIVRTLQTLCNDTLSLLGYRVVHSVADLRNMSKSLVEPRPFQTLV; this comes from the exons ATGGAGTGCTCCTGGAAGACAGTGCTGCTGCTGGTGTGTGCCTCTCTGGGGGTCCAGTACACAGCCATCCGCACCCTAAGAGACTCCCTGTCCGGGCCCTGCCACGGTGGCGTCTACCACTGTCAAAACCGACAGCCCAAAG ACTCCAGGTGGAGAGCTATGTGTGAGGACAACACGTTGCCCATGGAAACATCAGCCATGGTCTCCCGGCGCCACATCCTCCTGTTCGCCACCACACGCAGCGGCTCCTCCTTCACTGGTCAGCTCTTCAACCAGCATCCGGCCATCTTCTACGCGTTCGAGCCCCTCTACCACGTCCAGCAGGCCTTCACCAACTCCAGCGGCAGACTGCGTCGGGCCCTGGACCGCCGGGCCCTGCTGGGGGCCTACCGGGACCTCCTCCTCAACCTCTACACCTGTGACCTACGCTTCCTGGAGAACTACATCCGCCCTGAGCCCCAGGACCACGTCACTGGGTCTTTCTTCCGCCGGAGCTCCAGCCGAGCTCTCTGCTCCCCCCCTGTGTGCCCCGAGGGTGGTGAGGGGGCCTCGGCCTCTGGGAGTCAGCCTGATGAGACCTGGTGCCCCAAGAAGTGCGGGGCGCTGAACCTCACCCTGGCCTCCATCGCGTGTCTTTCACGGGGCCACGTGGCCATCAAGACGGTGCGTGTCCCTGAGGTGGGGGACCTGCGCACCTTGACCGAGGACCCGCGGCTAGACCTAAGGATCATTCACCTGGTGCGCGACCCCAGAGCCATCCTGGCCTCGCGCATGATGGCATTCTCTGAGCAGTTTCGTGCCTGGAAGATCTGGAATGCTACAGGTAGGCAGCCACACTACGTAGACCTAGCTCAGATCACCAGCACCTGCAGGGACATGGCAGACTCAGCAGAGACAATGCTGCAGAGGCCGGCTTGGCTGCGTGGACGCTACCTCTTGGTGCGCTACGAGGACCTGGCCCTCAACCCCAAGGAGAAGGCTCAGGAGATCTACAGGTTTGTGGGGTTGGAGATGGATGAAAGCGTGCACTCGTGGATCGCACATAACACCAACAACAGCGCGCCTCCTACATCCGAGTGGAACTATAAGTATTCCACCACCAGAGACTCCAAAGCCACAGCCGAGAGCTGGAGGCTGAGACTAGGGTTTGATATAGTGAGGACTTTGCAGACTCTGTGCAATGATACACTCTCTCTTCTAGGCTACAGGGTGGTCCACTCTGTGGCTGATCTGAGAAACATGTCTAAGAGTCTGGTGGAGCCCAGGCCTTTTCAGACTCTCGTATAA